A stretch of DNA from Rheinheimera sp. MMS21-TC3:
CCTTAGCCGCCAGCCAATATAATCAGAAAAAAACGGCTGAAATGCTCAATTTGACTTATCATCAATTACGAGGCTACATGAAGAAGTATCAGCTACTGGAAAGCCAACAAACATGACATTAAACAGTAAAGTTTACTACTACGCTATTTATAACAAAATACTATTATTAGGTTTTGCCTTGTTAAGTAGTTTATTACTTAGTGCTTGTCAGCCACAATTGCCTGAGCAGTTTCAGTCTAGTATTGTTTATTGCTCTGAAGGTTCGCCAGAATCATTTAATCCCCAATTAATCACCTCTGGCACTACTATCGATGCTATCAGCTTACAACTATACGATCGTTTATTAGATGTGGATGTAAATAGTGGCAAGCTTATTCCTGGATTAGCGCTAAGCTGGCAAGTCAGTGCTGATGGCACCGAGTATATCTTTAATTTACAACCCGATGTGCAGTTTCATCATACTGAATACTTTACGCCTAGCAGACCATTGCAGGCTCAAGATGTGATATTCACTTTTAACCGCATAAGTGAACCTAGCCATCCTTTTCATTCCCAAGGTGGTGGTGTCTATCCCTACTTCCAGAGTATAGAATGGTCCAGCTTAGTTAGCCGAGTTAGCGCTATTGATAACCACACCGTCAAATTTGAATTAAGCCAACCTAACAGCTCATTTCTATCAACCTTAGCGACTGACTTTAGTGCTATTTTATCGGCAGAATATGGCCAACAGCTTATTGAAAATAACACTCTGCCTCAGATAGATACCCATCCTGTCGGTACTGGGCCTTTTGTATTTAAAGAATATCAAAAAGATGTACTTATTCGTTATCATCGCCACCCTAACTATTGGCGGACCTTAGCTAAACCTGAGCAATTAGTATTTGATATAGTACCCAATAATGCTAGGCGTATGGCTAAACTATTAACTCATGAGTGCGATATTATAGCCTACCCGCGCGTGGCAGAACTTAAGCTGATTAGTAAACGTGCTGACGTTGATATTCAAGAAAGTACTAGTATGAATGTTGGCTTTTGGGCTTTTAATACTCAAAAGCCACCTTTTGATAATGTTAAGGTACGCCAAGCTTTAGCATTAGCCATTAATCGCGAGGCAATAATGCAAGCTGTATATTATGGTCACGCTACAGCAGCAACTTCTATCTTACCACCAACATCATGGGCTTATGATCCTAATTTAGCCCCTGCTCAGTACAACCCTACTGCAGCTAAAGCCTTATTAACTGAAGCAGGTTATGGCAAAGGCTTTACTATGAATATTTGGGCCATGCCGGTACAACGTTTATATAACCCAAATGCCATAAAAATGGCCGAATTAATTCAAGCAGACTTAGCCCAAGTGGGCATTAAAGCAACAATTATTACTTACGAATGGAATAGTTTTCGGCGCAAATTAACTAATTATGCCCATGACTCAGTATTAATTGGTTGGGCGGCAGATAATGCTGATCCTGATAATTTTATGCGGCCTTTACTAAGTTGTAGCGCGGCTATTACCGGCACTAACCGAGCTAATTGGTGTGATAAAAAGTTTGACCGGTTAATTAATCAAGCCATATTAACCGCGGATCAAAACCAAAGGCGCACTATTTATCTCGAGGTACAGCAGTATCTTGCAGAGCAAATGCCCCTAGTGAGTATTGCTCACTCACAGCGTTTTCAAGCAATAAATAATGATGTGACTGGTGTCACAATTAATCCTTATGGTGGTATTTCATTAGCAACTGCGACTAAGGAAAAGCTATGAGAGCCTATTTACTACGGCGCTTGTTTTTACTTGCTTTTGTATTTATTGCCTTAAGTATCTTCGCTTTTAGCCTAGCTTATTTATTTCCTGGTAATATTCTAAATAATATTAGCGGTTTACGGCAAATTACCCCTGAACAAGCTGGACAGCTTACCAGCTACTATCAATTAGATAAAAGTTACCTGGCACAATATATTGCCTATTTACAACGGATTTTTAGCGGTGATTGGGGGCTATCTTTCTCTAGCCAACAGCCTTTATTGCAAGAAATAAAAACCTTAACCCCAGCAACCTTAGAGTTAGCCGCCTACGCACTGTTTATTTCATTTTTTGTTGGCATTCCCTTTGGTATTATTGCCGCAATTAAGCCCGAAGGTATGCTTAGCAAGAGCATTTCTGGTCTTGCTGTTACCGCTTACTCGCTACCCGTTTTTTGGTGGGGTTTACTGCTTATTATGATTTTCTCTTTAGGCTTAGGTTGGTTACCTACTGCAGGTAGAATTAATGTTTTATATGAAATTCCCCATCAAACGGGTTTTATGTTGTGGGATATTTATATTGCCGATACCCCCTATAAAGGTGATGCATTTTATAATGCGCTACAACACTTATTATTGCCCACAGTGGTATTAGCCACTTTTCCTACTACTGTTATGCTGCGTTTTACTCGTGATTCTATGTTAGATGTATGGCAACAAAACTATATAAAAACAGCACGTGCTAAAGGCTTAAGTCGGGGCCAAGTTTTATATCGCCATGGCTTACGTAATGCATTACTGCCTGTTATACGCCAAATTGGCTTGCAGTTTAGTACTTTACTAACCCTAGCTATGATTACCGAAATTATATTTTCATGGCCTGGCTTAGGCCATTGGCTAATTGACAGTATTTATCAGCGTAATTATCCCGCTATCCAAGCTGGTTTATTAATGATTTCCACTATTGTTATCAGTGCTAATATGTCTACCGAGCTATTGCATACTTATTTTAACCCTTTGGCAAGGAAACAGTAATATGGCATTTATTCGTATTTTGCCCAATGAACAACTTGCCCGTTCTCCCGAAGCTCAGCTGTGGCGAGAGTTTACTCGTCAGCATAGTGCCGTAGCAGGCTTAGTGTTATTCGGCGCTTTTACACTGATCAGTCTTATTGCTCCACTCTTACTATTACATGACCCTAACCAGCAAATGGATGCCTTGCTTTTAGTACCACCGTCTTGGTCAGATCAAGGCTTAATAGAATACCCATTTGGTACCGATGATTTGGGCCGAGATCTATTTTCCAGAATGTTAATAGGTACCCGCTATACCTTTGGTATTGCTATCATTACTGTATTAGGCTCTTTAATTATGGGCTTAGTTTTAGGCACCTTAGCCGGCATGAGTAAAGGGATTAAATCCAGCTTTTTTAACCATATACTAGATTTAACTTTAACCATCCCTTCACTATTATTAGCGGTTATTATTGTTGCAATATTAGGGCCTGGGTTAATTAATACTACTTGGGCTATCATGCTGGCATTATTGCCTCAATTTGTGCATGGCATTCGCAATGCCATCGCTAGCCAATTAAATGAAGATTACGTTACCGCCTACCGTTTAGACGGCGCCAATAACTGGCAAATATTTAAACG
This window harbors:
- a CDS encoding ABC transporter substrate-binding protein, with amino-acid sequence MTLNSKVYYYAIYNKILLLGFALLSSLLLSACQPQLPEQFQSSIVYCSEGSPESFNPQLITSGTTIDAISLQLYDRLLDVDVNSGKLIPGLALSWQVSADGTEYIFNLQPDVQFHHTEYFTPSRPLQAQDVIFTFNRISEPSHPFHSQGGGVYPYFQSIEWSSLVSRVSAIDNHTVKFELSQPNSSFLSTLATDFSAILSAEYGQQLIENNTLPQIDTHPVGTGPFVFKEYQKDVLIRYHRHPNYWRTLAKPEQLVFDIVPNNARRMAKLLTHECDIIAYPRVAELKLISKRADVDIQESTSMNVGFWAFNTQKPPFDNVKVRQALALAINREAIMQAVYYGHATAATSILPPTSWAYDPNLAPAQYNPTAAKALLTEAGYGKGFTMNIWAMPVQRLYNPNAIKMAELIQADLAQVGIKATIITYEWNSFRRKLTNYAHDSVLIGWAADNADPDNFMRPLLSCSAAITGTNRANWCDKKFDRLINQAILTADQNQRRTIYLEVQQYLAEQMPLVSIAHSQRFQAINNDVTGVTINPYGGISLATATKEKL
- a CDS encoding ABC transporter permease, which translates into the protein MRAYLLRRLFLLAFVFIALSIFAFSLAYLFPGNILNNISGLRQITPEQAGQLTSYYQLDKSYLAQYIAYLQRIFSGDWGLSFSSQQPLLQEIKTLTPATLELAAYALFISFFVGIPFGIIAAIKPEGMLSKSISGLAVTAYSLPVFWWGLLLIMIFSLGLGWLPTAGRINVLYEIPHQTGFMLWDIYIADTPYKGDAFYNALQHLLLPTVVLATFPTTVMLRFTRDSMLDVWQQNYIKTARAKGLSRGQVLYRHGLRNALLPVIRQIGLQFSTLLTLAMITEIIFSWPGLGHWLIDSIYQRNYPAIQAGLLMISTIVISANMSTELLHTYFNPLARKQ
- a CDS encoding ABC transporter permease subunit, with product MAFIRILPNEQLARSPEAQLWREFTRQHSAVAGLVLFGAFTLISLIAPLLLLHDPNQQMDALLLVPPSWSDQGLIEYPFGTDDLGRDLFSRMLIGTRYTFGIAIITVLGSLIMGLVLGTLAGMSKGIKSSFFNHILDLTLTIPSLLLAVIIVAILGPGLINTTWAIMLALLPQFVHGIRNAIASQLNEDYVTAYRLDGANNWQIFKRIILPNTWEQLTLMASMALSTAILDIAALGFLGLGAQSPTAEWGTMIADSLDLIYLAPTSIAIPGLLIFLAVLSVNLVGDGLRSAIIKRREG